One window from the genome of Solea solea chromosome 13, fSolSol10.1, whole genome shotgun sequence encodes:
- the tcea3 gene encoding transcription elongation factor A protein 3 isoform X4 has protein sequence MTREEDLIRIAKKLDKMVSRNNTEGAMDLLKELRGFNMTLKLLQETRIGMSVNGIRKHCTDEEVIALAKVLIKDWKRLLDSGCSEKSTEMKNGVDSSATAVSPNSSPSKTQSSHRRLDVKLKNDSNLDKKHLDKKTKEKHSDEHKNKKRHEDELRDVKHLEEPQESNKEKHLEESKKQKSVEDQHLETDNKKQKHVPDLQGEKYKTEPRKQRPLETPKKPRHLEEHQKGKYHEEHKKHRSDAKKDKLREDGRHERPANTPQQERLQSEPQREKPTDIHKTVFQRRGVLDGSILYPTRIPSPPRPARPPLLIKRPSLDVKIERKDGKDSSSRHTRPHASQPASPLAKQRPLLEAKNERKVPPDPNAPIAPLPLHLHPPPPRKEPPDPNAPLPPLPLHLHPPPPPKRPSLEGKKDRESRKESLDSKPPSQKKQTSDHVKRDRKDSSDSKVSNKTSDEVKRERKDSSDGKQPPPKRPSLDVKKEKHRKDSCDSKPGQPVKRPSSDSKADRRDSTDAKKSCPLPAKKLTSERRDSHSSKTPQPGPPQRKPSTDSVESRKGKLEAPKTPTTPTSPMSPGFSSPGGPLSPHLATGDTVRDKCIEMLTAALRTDNDYKIFGANCDGMAAEIEDHIYQEIKATDLKYKNRVRSRISNLKDPKNPGLRKNVLAGNIDLSRIAAMSAEEMASDELKQLRNALTLEAIREHQMAKTGGTSTDLLQCGKCKKRNCTYNQVQTRSADEPMTTFVLCNECGNRWKFC, from the exons ATGACGCGAGAGGAAGATCTCATCCGGATCGCAAAGAAACTGGACAAGATGGTGTCTAGGAATAACACG gAGGGCGCCATGGACCTGCTGAAAGAACTCAGAGGTTTCAACATGACCCTCAAACTTCTTCAG GAAACGAGGATAGGCATGTCCGTGAACGGGATCAGGAAGCACTGCACAGACGAGGAAGTCATTGCCTTGGCAAAGGTCCTTATCAAAGACTGGAAAAGACTCCTGG ACTCTGGCTGCTCTGAGAAATCAACTGAAATGAAGAATGGAGTGGACTCCAGCGCAACTGCAGTGTCTCCAAACAGCTCACCCTCCAAGACACAGAGTAG TCACAGGAGACTGGATGTCAAACTCAAGAATGACtcaaatcttgacaaaaaacacttggataaaaagacaaaagagaaacatAGCGATGAGCACAAGAACAAAAAGAGACACGAGGATGAACTCAGGGATGTAAAGCACTTGGAGGAGCCACAAGAAAGCAATAAAGAAAAGCATTTAGAAGAATCCAAGAAACAAAAATCCGTGGAGGATCAACACCTGGAGACAGACAACAAGAAACAGAAGCATGTTCCAGACCTGCAGGGTGAAAAATACAAGACAGAACCAAGGAAACAAAGACCATTAGAGACACCAAAAAAGCCGAGACACCTTGAAGAACATCAAAAGGGGAAGTACCACGAGGAGCACAAGAAGCACCGCAGTGACGCAAAGAAGGACAAGCTGAGGGAAGACGGCAGACATGAGAGGCCGGCGAATACACCGCAGCAAGAGAGACTGCAGAGTGAACCGCAGAGAGAGAAACCCACTGATATTCACAAGACAGTATTTCAAAG GAGAGGAGTCTTAGATGGCAGCATTCTGTATCCCACTCGGATCCCCTCTCCTCCCCGACCTGCTCGACCTCCTCTCCTGATCAAACGTCCCTCTTTGGATGTGAAAATAGAAAG GAAGGACGGTAAAGACTCTTCCTCCCGACATACGCGTCCTCACGCCTCTCAACCTGCCTCTCCTCTGGCAAAGCAACGACCTCTACTCGAGGCAAAGAATGAGAG GAAAGTTCCCCCGGACCCAAACGCTCCGATAGCTCCGCTCCCTCTTCACCTTCATCCACCTCCACCAAG AAAAGAGCCTCCCGACCCCaatgctcctcttcctccgctCCCTCTTCACCTTCACCCACCACCTCCTCCGAAGCGTCCCTCTCTAGAGGGGaaaaaggacagagagag CAGGAAGGAGTCGCTGGACTCGAAACCTCCGTCACAGAAGAAACAGACATCGGATCACgtgaagagagacag GAAAGACTCATCGGACAGCAAAGTCTCGAACAAAACCTCAGACGAAGTGAAACGAGAAAG gAAAGATTCCTCTGATGGTAAACAACCACCTCCCAAAAGGCCCAGCTTGGAtgtcaagaaagaaaaacacag GAAGGACTCCTGTGACTCAAAGCCTGGACAACCTGTGAAACGTCCCTCATCTGACTCCAAAGCGGACAG ACGTGACTCCACTGATGCAAAGAAAAGCTGTCCTCTACCAGCAAAGAAGCTAACGAGTGAAAG GAGAGACTCGCACAGCTCCAAGACCCCTCAGCCTGGACCTCCACAGAGGAAGCCCTCAACTGACAGTGTTGAAAG CAGGAAAGGAAAGCTCGAGGCTCCTAAAACTCCCACTACTCCCACCAGCCCCATGTCCCCCGGCTTCAGTTCTCCTGGAGGTCCACTGTCCCCACACCTGGCTACTGGAGACACCGTCAGAGACAAGTGCATTGAGATGCTGACAGCTGCCCTGCGCACGGACA ATGACTACAAAATCTTTGGAGCCAACTGTGACGGCATGGCAGCGGAGATTGAAGATCATATC TACCAGGAGATAAAGGCCACCGATCTGAAGTATAAGAACAGAGTACGCAGCCGCATCAGCAACTTGAAGGACCCGAAGAACCCCGGGCTCCGCAAAAACGTCCTGGCCGGGAACATTGACCTGAGCCGCATCGCTGCCATGTCTGCTGAG GAAATGGCCAGTGACGAGCTGAAACAGCTGAGGAACGCCCTCACCCTGGAGGCCATCAGGGAGCACCAGATGGCCAAAACTGGTGGCACCTCCACTGACTTGCTGCAGTGCGGCAAGTGCAAGAAGAGGAACTGCACCTACAACCAG gtgcAGACACGCAGTGCTGACGAGCCAATGACCACATTTGTCCTGTGTAATGAATGTGGTAACCGCTGGAAG ttctgcTGA
- the tcea3 gene encoding transcription elongation factor A protein 3 isoform X5, which translates to MTREEDLIRIAKKLDKMVSRNNTEGAMDLLKELRGFNMTLKLLQETRIGMSVNGIRKHCTDEEVIALAKVLIKDWKRLLDSGCSEKSTEMKNGVDSSATAVSPNSSPSKTQSSHRRLDVKLKNDSNLDKKHLDKKTKEKHSDEHKNKKRHEDELRDVKHLEEPQESNKEKHLEESKKQKSVEDQHLETDNKKQKHVPDLQGEKYKTEPRKQRPLETPKKPRHLEEHQKGKYHEEHKKHRSDAKKDKLREDGRHERPANTPQQERLQSEPQREKPTDIHKTVFQRRGVLDGSILYPTRIPSPPRPARPPLLIKRPSLDVKIERKDGKDSSSRHTRPHASQPASPLAKQRPLLEAKNERKVPPDPNAPIAPLPLHLHPPPPRKEPPDPNAPLPPLPLHLHPPPPPKRPSLEGKKDRERKESLDSKPPSQKKQTSDHVKRDRKDSSDSKVSNKTSDEVKRERKDSSDGKQPPPKRPSLDVKKEKHRKDSCDSKPGQPVKRPSSDSKADRRDSTDAKKSCPLPAKKLTSERRDSHSSKTPQPGPPQRKPSTDSVESRKGKLEAPKTPTTPTSPMSPGFSSPGGPLSPHLATGDTVRDKCIEMLTAALRTDNDYKIFGANCDGMAAEIEDHIYQEIKATDLKYKNRVRSRISNLKDPKNPGLRKNVLAGNIDLSRIAAMSAEEMASDELKQLRNALTLEAIREHQMAKTGGTSTDLLQCGKCKKRNCTYNQVQTRSADEPMTTFVLCNECGNRWKFC; encoded by the exons ATGACGCGAGAGGAAGATCTCATCCGGATCGCAAAGAAACTGGACAAGATGGTGTCTAGGAATAACACG gAGGGCGCCATGGACCTGCTGAAAGAACTCAGAGGTTTCAACATGACCCTCAAACTTCTTCAG GAAACGAGGATAGGCATGTCCGTGAACGGGATCAGGAAGCACTGCACAGACGAGGAAGTCATTGCCTTGGCAAAGGTCCTTATCAAAGACTGGAAAAGACTCCTGG ACTCTGGCTGCTCTGAGAAATCAACTGAAATGAAGAATGGAGTGGACTCCAGCGCAACTGCAGTGTCTCCAAACAGCTCACCCTCCAAGACACAGAGTAG TCACAGGAGACTGGATGTCAAACTCAAGAATGACtcaaatcttgacaaaaaacacttggataaaaagacaaaagagaaacatAGCGATGAGCACAAGAACAAAAAGAGACACGAGGATGAACTCAGGGATGTAAAGCACTTGGAGGAGCCACAAGAAAGCAATAAAGAAAAGCATTTAGAAGAATCCAAGAAACAAAAATCCGTGGAGGATCAACACCTGGAGACAGACAACAAGAAACAGAAGCATGTTCCAGACCTGCAGGGTGAAAAATACAAGACAGAACCAAGGAAACAAAGACCATTAGAGACACCAAAAAAGCCGAGACACCTTGAAGAACATCAAAAGGGGAAGTACCACGAGGAGCACAAGAAGCACCGCAGTGACGCAAAGAAGGACAAGCTGAGGGAAGACGGCAGACATGAGAGGCCGGCGAATACACCGCAGCAAGAGAGACTGCAGAGTGAACCGCAGAGAGAGAAACCCACTGATATTCACAAGACAGTATTTCAAAG GAGAGGAGTCTTAGATGGCAGCATTCTGTATCCCACTCGGATCCCCTCTCCTCCCCGACCTGCTCGACCTCCTCTCCTGATCAAACGTCCCTCTTTGGATGTGAAAATAGAAAG GAAGGACGGTAAAGACTCTTCCTCCCGACATACGCGTCCTCACGCCTCTCAACCTGCCTCTCCTCTGGCAAAGCAACGACCTCTACTCGAGGCAAAGAATGAGAG GAAAGTTCCCCCGGACCCAAACGCTCCGATAGCTCCGCTCCCTCTTCACCTTCATCCACCTCCACCAAG AAAAGAGCCTCCCGACCCCaatgctcctcttcctccgctCCCTCTTCACCTTCACCCACCACCTCCTCCGAAGCGTCCCTCTCTAGAGGGGaaaaaggacagagagag GAAGGAGTCGCTGGACTCGAAACCTCCGTCACAGAAGAAACAGACATCGGATCACgtgaagagagacag GAAAGACTCATCGGACAGCAAAGTCTCGAACAAAACCTCAGACGAAGTGAAACGAGAAAG gAAAGATTCCTCTGATGGTAAACAACCACCTCCCAAAAGGCCCAGCTTGGAtgtcaagaaagaaaaacacag GAAGGACTCCTGTGACTCAAAGCCTGGACAACCTGTGAAACGTCCCTCATCTGACTCCAAAGCGGACAG ACGTGACTCCACTGATGCAAAGAAAAGCTGTCCTCTACCAGCAAAGAAGCTAACGAGTGAAAG GAGAGACTCGCACAGCTCCAAGACCCCTCAGCCTGGACCTCCACAGAGGAAGCCCTCAACTGACAGTGTTGAAAG CAGGAAAGGAAAGCTCGAGGCTCCTAAAACTCCCACTACTCCCACCAGCCCCATGTCCCCCGGCTTCAGTTCTCCTGGAGGTCCACTGTCCCCACACCTGGCTACTGGAGACACCGTCAGAGACAAGTGCATTGAGATGCTGACAGCTGCCCTGCGCACGGACA ATGACTACAAAATCTTTGGAGCCAACTGTGACGGCATGGCAGCGGAGATTGAAGATCATATC TACCAGGAGATAAAGGCCACCGATCTGAAGTATAAGAACAGAGTACGCAGCCGCATCAGCAACTTGAAGGACCCGAAGAACCCCGGGCTCCGCAAAAACGTCCTGGCCGGGAACATTGACCTGAGCCGCATCGCTGCCATGTCTGCTGAG GAAATGGCCAGTGACGAGCTGAAACAGCTGAGGAACGCCCTCACCCTGGAGGCCATCAGGGAGCACCAGATGGCCAAAACTGGTGGCACCTCCACTGACTTGCTGCAGTGCGGCAAGTGCAAGAAGAGGAACTGCACCTACAACCAG gtgcAGACACGCAGTGCTGACGAGCCAATGACCACATTTGTCCTGTGTAATGAATGTGGTAACCGCTGGAAG ttctgcTGA
- the tcea3 gene encoding transcription elongation factor A protein 3 isoform X6, with the protein MDLLKELRGFNMTLKLLQETRIGMSVNGIRKHCTDEEVIALAKVLIKDWKRLLDSGCSEKSTEMKNGVDSSATAVSPNSSPSKTQSSHRRLDVKLKNDSNLDKKHLDKKTKEKHSDEHKNKKRHEDELRDVKHLEEPQESNKEKHLEESKKQKSVEDQHLETDNKKQKHVPDLQGEKYKTEPRKQRPLETPKKPRHLEEHQKGKYHEEHKKHRSDAKKDKLREDGRHERPANTPQQERLQSEPQREKPTDIHKTVFQRRGVLDGSILYPTRIPSPPRPARPPLLIKRPSLDVKIERKDGKDSSSRHTRPHASQPASPLAKQRPLLEAKNERKVPPDPNAPIAPLPLHLHPPPPRKEPPDPNAPLPPLPLHLHPPPPPKRPSLEGKKDRERSASDEWCKSEITALTRKESLDSKPPSQKKQTSDHVKRDRKDSSDSKVSNKTSDEVKRERKDSSDGKQPPPKRPSLDVKKEKHRKDSCDSKPGQPVKRPSSDSKADRRDSTDAKKSCPLPAKKLTSERRDSHSSKTPQPGPPQRKPSTDSVESRKGKLEAPKTPTTPTSPMSPGFSSPGGPLSPHLATGDTVRDKCIEMLTAALRTDNDYKIFGANCDGMAAEIEDHIYQEIKATDLKYKNRVRSRISNLKDPKNPGLRKNVLAGNIDLSRIAAMSAEEMASDELKQLRNALTLEAIREHQMAKTGGTSTDLLQCGKCKKRNCTYNQVQTRSADEPMTTFVLCNECGNRWKFC; encoded by the exons ATGGACCTGCTGAAAGAACTCAGAGGTTTCAACATGACCCTCAAACTTCTTCAG GAAACGAGGATAGGCATGTCCGTGAACGGGATCAGGAAGCACTGCACAGACGAGGAAGTCATTGCCTTGGCAAAGGTCCTTATCAAAGACTGGAAAAGACTCCTGG ACTCTGGCTGCTCTGAGAAATCAACTGAAATGAAGAATGGAGTGGACTCCAGCGCAACTGCAGTGTCTCCAAACAGCTCACCCTCCAAGACACAGAGTAG TCACAGGAGACTGGATGTCAAACTCAAGAATGACtcaaatcttgacaaaaaacacttggataaaaagacaaaagagaaacatAGCGATGAGCACAAGAACAAAAAGAGACACGAGGATGAACTCAGGGATGTAAAGCACTTGGAGGAGCCACAAGAAAGCAATAAAGAAAAGCATTTAGAAGAATCCAAGAAACAAAAATCCGTGGAGGATCAACACCTGGAGACAGACAACAAGAAACAGAAGCATGTTCCAGACCTGCAGGGTGAAAAATACAAGACAGAACCAAGGAAACAAAGACCATTAGAGACACCAAAAAAGCCGAGACACCTTGAAGAACATCAAAAGGGGAAGTACCACGAGGAGCACAAGAAGCACCGCAGTGACGCAAAGAAGGACAAGCTGAGGGAAGACGGCAGACATGAGAGGCCGGCGAATACACCGCAGCAAGAGAGACTGCAGAGTGAACCGCAGAGAGAGAAACCCACTGATATTCACAAGACAGTATTTCAAAG GAGAGGAGTCTTAGATGGCAGCATTCTGTATCCCACTCGGATCCCCTCTCCTCCCCGACCTGCTCGACCTCCTCTCCTGATCAAACGTCCCTCTTTGGATGTGAAAATAGAAAG GAAGGACGGTAAAGACTCTTCCTCCCGACATACGCGTCCTCACGCCTCTCAACCTGCCTCTCCTCTGGCAAAGCAACGACCTCTACTCGAGGCAAAGAATGAGAG GAAAGTTCCCCCGGACCCAAACGCTCCGATAGCTCCGCTCCCTCTTCACCTTCATCCACCTCCACCAAG AAAAGAGCCTCCCGACCCCaatgctcctcttcctccgctCCCTCTTCACCTTCACCCACCACCTCCTCCGAAGCGTCCCTCTCTAGAGGGGaaaaaggacagagagaggtcTGCATCAGATGAGTGGTGCAAGTCTGAAATCACTGCCTTGAC CAGGAAGGAGTCGCTGGACTCGAAACCTCCGTCACAGAAGAAACAGACATCGGATCACgtgaagagagacag GAAAGACTCATCGGACAGCAAAGTCTCGAACAAAACCTCAGACGAAGTGAAACGAGAAAG gAAAGATTCCTCTGATGGTAAACAACCACCTCCCAAAAGGCCCAGCTTGGAtgtcaagaaagaaaaacacag GAAGGACTCCTGTGACTCAAAGCCTGGACAACCTGTGAAACGTCCCTCATCTGACTCCAAAGCGGACAG ACGTGACTCCACTGATGCAAAGAAAAGCTGTCCTCTACCAGCAAAGAAGCTAACGAGTGAAAG GAGAGACTCGCACAGCTCCAAGACCCCTCAGCCTGGACCTCCACAGAGGAAGCCCTCAACTGACAGTGTTGAAAG CAGGAAAGGAAAGCTCGAGGCTCCTAAAACTCCCACTACTCCCACCAGCCCCATGTCCCCCGGCTTCAGTTCTCCTGGAGGTCCACTGTCCCCACACCTGGCTACTGGAGACACCGTCAGAGACAAGTGCATTGAGATGCTGACAGCTGCCCTGCGCACGGACA ATGACTACAAAATCTTTGGAGCCAACTGTGACGGCATGGCAGCGGAGATTGAAGATCATATC TACCAGGAGATAAAGGCCACCGATCTGAAGTATAAGAACAGAGTACGCAGCCGCATCAGCAACTTGAAGGACCCGAAGAACCCCGGGCTCCGCAAAAACGTCCTGGCCGGGAACATTGACCTGAGCCGCATCGCTGCCATGTCTGCTGAG GAAATGGCCAGTGACGAGCTGAAACAGCTGAGGAACGCCCTCACCCTGGAGGCCATCAGGGAGCACCAGATGGCCAAAACTGGTGGCACCTCCACTGACTTGCTGCAGTGCGGCAAGTGCAAGAAGAGGAACTGCACCTACAACCAG gtgcAGACACGCAGTGCTGACGAGCCAATGACCACATTTGTCCTGTGTAATGAATGTGGTAACCGCTGGAAG ttctgcTGA